In Candidatus Sericytochromatia bacterium, a single window of DNA contains:
- a CDS encoding FHIPEP family type III secretion protein, with translation MVDREKALNLLVGRYRYEDAMRLFAEYCLLLEEDWDDYVARHDPARLRLIHRQLLAVGLWPAELVPPPGGSGLLDGAKRAITGLLGGLRSSRDQALVPPPGTQSLVTSGEASAEIFIGRVPEMVLQSLVSPPLALEMHPGLVQALSAAESHSLIQDLIGRARYQLAHELGFAFPAVTVVQNPAMPQEIYALRIQGETLAEGRLVPGCVAALGPELPPAWASEPHPVRPIPMVWIAQAASNAWAGEVSSAEELLAEHLASLVRRHAHRLFTNHELDQVLRVREVEIGRETLQELLGRFMSVSELRLVLQSLLRQGYSIRQLPQMVEILMNHFINYLADKPLSMDETWKISSHIPFFSTDELVQAVLHGLGLPRTTERIAGIQASLERSLRLDPVQSPATRPLGSTHLDAPVFRQDSLEREPRLPFDTEEGAR, from the coding sequence ATGGTCGACAGGGAGAAAGCGCTCAATCTGCTGGTGGGTCGCTACCGCTACGAAGACGCGATGCGCCTCTTCGCGGAGTATTGCCTCCTTCTCGAAGAAGATTGGGACGACTATGTGGCTCGCCACGACCCGGCTCGCCTCCGTTTGATTCACCGACAGCTATTGGCCGTGGGGCTTTGGCCGGCGGAACTGGTTCCACCGCCGGGCGGCAGCGGGCTACTCGATGGCGCCAAGAGGGCCATCACCGGTTTGCTAGGCGGGCTGCGCTCCTCGCGCGACCAGGCCCTGGTCCCTCCTCCGGGCACGCAGTCGCTGGTGACCTCCGGGGAGGCCTCCGCGGAGATTTTTATCGGCCGGGTGCCGGAGATGGTGCTGCAATCCTTGGTCTCCCCCCCGCTGGCGCTTGAAATGCATCCAGGGTTGGTCCAGGCACTGTCAGCCGCAGAGTCCCATTCTCTGATTCAGGATTTGATCGGTCGCGCCAGGTACCAACTGGCGCACGAACTGGGCTTTGCCTTTCCCGCTGTGACCGTGGTGCAAAATCCAGCCATGCCTCAGGAGATCTACGCGCTGCGAATCCAGGGGGAAACCTTGGCTGAAGGTCGCCTGGTACCTGGGTGCGTGGCGGCCCTGGGGCCAGAGCTTCCCCCTGCTTGGGCCTCAGAACCGCACCCTGTACGCCCGATTCCCATGGTTTGGATTGCGCAGGCCGCCTCGAATGCCTGGGCTGGTGAAGTGAGTTCGGCCGAAGAGTTGCTGGCTGAACACCTGGCATCGCTGGTCCGGCGTCACGCGCATCGGTTGTTTACCAATCATGAACTTGACCAGGTGTTGCGCGTCCGCGAGGTCGAGATTGGTCGCGAAACGCTCCAGGAACTGTTGGGGCGCTTCATGTCGGTGAGTGAGCTGCGGCTGGTCCTGCAGAGCCTTTTGCGCCAGGGGTACAGCATCCGACAGTTGCCACAGATGGTCGAAATCCTGATGAACCATTTCATCAACTACCTGGCAGATAAACCTCTGAGCATGGACGAGACCTGGAAAATTTCCTCTCACATCCCGTTTTTCTCAACAGACGAGCTGGTCCAGGCGGTCCTGCACGGCTTGGGATTGCCGCGGACGACTGAGCGGATCGCTGGGATCCAGGCCAGCCTTGAACGCTCTTTGCGCCTGGACCCCGTGCAGTCACCGGCGACCCGTCCGCTCGGGTCGACTCATCTGGACGCTCCTGTCTTTCGCCAGGATTCGCTCGAACGGGAACCCAGGCTGCCCTTTGATACCGAGGAAGGTGCGCGTTGA
- a CDS encoding GIY-YIG nuclease family protein has protein sequence MESLRTAIDTLPTGHGVYFFFDARDRLLYIGKSVNVRARVRSYFRDDGGHTARTARLKHEVVRVESQTCGSELEALLLESRLIKERIPLYNIRGRSYRHFPFVKITQEAFPRVLLTFELRDDGARYYGPFVGEIRVQEALDALRPIFTWRSCMPLARQVCFEHTIGRCQAPCVGLVAESDYGEALEALTAFLSGEVTGPLEALEQDMNRAAESLAFERAAVLRDRLFRLRAWVQQQQAIQAVQTQLDCLVVLPASTPDRVNWLLVRRGRLVHSECEITPQDRGRACKRIRAAMAHPTPSLAVRQSEMEEINIVSGWLHRHTDSERCIRLSGETMKEALTQAWQLSFGAEKQASQRFRSAAMAR, from the coding sequence ATGGAATCGCTCCGGACGGCGATCGACACCCTGCCGACAGGCCATGGGGTCTACTTCTTTTTCGACGCACGCGACCGCCTGCTTTACATCGGGAAGTCGGTCAACGTGCGTGCCCGGGTCCGAAGTTACTTTCGTGATGACGGAGGGCACACGGCGCGTACGGCCAGACTGAAGCACGAGGTCGTGAGGGTCGAGAGCCAAACGTGCGGTTCTGAGTTGGAGGCCCTTCTGCTCGAGAGCCGTCTGATCAAGGAGCGAATTCCTCTCTATAACATCAGGGGACGCAGCTACCGTCACTTTCCCTTCGTGAAGATCACCCAGGAGGCCTTTCCCCGCGTCCTGCTCACCTTCGAATTGCGGGATGACGGCGCGCGTTACTACGGTCCGTTTGTCGGCGAGATTCGCGTCCAAGAAGCCCTGGATGCCCTGCGTCCCATCTTTACCTGGCGCAGTTGCATGCCATTGGCTCGACAGGTCTGTTTCGAACATACCATCGGTCGTTGCCAGGCCCCCTGTGTGGGACTGGTGGCAGAGTCTGACTATGGAGAGGCGCTGGAAGCTTTGACGGCTTTCCTGTCCGGCGAGGTGACGGGACCGCTTGAAGCCCTGGAACAGGACATGAACAGGGCTGCGGAGTCCCTGGCCTTCGAACGCGCCGCAGTGCTGCGCGATCGACTTTTCCGTTTGAGAGCCTGGGTCCAGCAACAGCAAGCCATACAGGCCGTGCAGACCCAACTGGACTGTCTGGTGGTGTTGCCAGCATCGACGCCAGATCGAGTCAACTGGCTTCTGGTACGGCGTGGACGCCTGGTTCACAGCGAATGCGAGATCACGCCTCAGGATCGGGGGCGCGCCTGCAAGCGCATCCGAGCCGCCATGGCCCACCCAACGCCCTCGCTCGCGGTTCGACAGTCAGAGATGGAGGAGATCAACATTGTATCGGGCTGGCTTCACCGCCACACCGATTCAGAACGTTGCATCCGCCTCTCCGGCGAAACCATGAAGGAGGCCTTGACGCAGGCGTGGCAGCTTTCATTCGGCGCCGAGAAGCAAGCCAGTCAGCGGTTCCGTTCGGCCGCGATGGCGCGCTGA